A window from Populus trichocarpa isolate Nisqually-1 chromosome 3, P.trichocarpa_v4.1, whole genome shotgun sequence encodes these proteins:
- the LOC7479242 gene encoding glyoxylate/hydroxypyruvate reductase HPR3: MASYANQECFQSNDDLPIVLLHRLPSFNSPLKDILQPHFHLLDPADSPEPASSFLSCHAKSVRALICIYNTPLSAETLNLLPSLELIVAASAGVDHIDLEECRCRGIIMTNASTAFAEDAADHAVALLIDVCRRISTGDRFVRAGLWPVKRDCSLGFKMGRKRVGIVGLGRIGFEVGKRLEAFGCSIAYNSRKKKPSVPFSYHANVLDLAEDSDALILCCSLTEQTHHIINKDVLEALGKEGVIINVGRGALIDEKVLVQFLLRGDIGGAGLDVFENEPDVPRELFELDNVVLSPHRAIFTSESLEALHELVFTNLKAFFSNKPLQSVFQIE, from the exons ATGGCTTCATACGCAAATCAAGAATGCTTTCAGTCAAATGACGACCTCCCCATAGTCCTCCTGCATCGTCTCCCTTCATTCAACTCGCCACTGAAAGACATCCTACAGCCTCACTTCCACCTCCTCGATCCAGCTGATTCACCTGAACCTGCTAGCTCCTTCCTCTCCTGCCATGCAAAATCTGTTAGAGCTCTCATCTGCATCTACAATACTCCCCTGAGTGCAGAAACCCTCAATCTCCTTCCTTCTTTGGAGCTCATAGTGGCAGCCAGTGCTGGCGTTGACCACATTGATCTAGAGGAATGTCGATGCCGTGGAATTATTATGACTAATGCCAGCACAGCATTTGCGGAGGATGCTGCAGACCATGCCGTGGCACTGTTGATTGACGTTTGCCGTAGAATATCTACTGGTGACCGGTTCGTTCGTGCCGGCTTGTGGCCAGTTAAGAGAGACTGTTCACTTGGTTTCAAG ATGGGAAGAAAACGAGTTGGGATAGTTGGACTGGGAAGAATTGGATTTGAAGTAGGAAAAAGACTTGAGGCTTTTGGCTGTAGCATCGCTTACAACTCACGAAAGAAGAAGCCATCAGTTCCATTTTCTTACCATGCTAATGTCCTTGACCTTGCAGAAGACAGTGATGCTCTCATTCTTTGTTGTTCACTGACAGAACAAACTCACCATATAATCAACAAGGATGTGTTAGAAGCGCTGGGAAAGGAAGGGGTGATCATCAATGTTGGACGCGGAGCTCTCATTGATGAAAAGGTGTTGGTGCAGTTTTTGTTGAGGGGAGATATTGGTGGCGCCGGCCTTGATGTGTTTGAGAATGAGCCTGATGTTCCCAGAGAGCTATTTGAACTTGATAATGTAGTTCTGTCTCCACACCGTGCTATTTTCACCTCAGAATCACTTGAAGCATTACATGAACTAGTTTTCACCAACTTAAAGGCCTTCTTTTCAAATAAACCTTTGCAATCAGTCTTTCAGATTGAATGA
- the LOC7465826 gene encoding leucoanthocyanidin dioxygenase, whose product MMVTSSFVVPRVESLASSGIQSIPKEYIRPQEELSSIRDVFEEEKKVEGPQVPTIDLKEMESEDKVVREKCREELVKAATEWGVMHLVNHGIPDDLIDRVKKAGQAFFDLPIEEKEKHANDQASGNVQGYGSKLANNASGQLEWEDYFFHLIFPEDKRDFSIWPKTPSDYTEVTSEYARQLRSLATKILSVLSLGLGLEEGRLEKEVGGLEELLLQMKINYYPKCPQPDLALGVEAHSDVSALTFILHNMVPGLQLLYEGKWITAKCVPNSIIMHIGDTVEILSNGKYKSIIHRGLVNKEKVRISWAVFCEPPKAKIILKPLAEIVTEAEPPLFPPRTFSQHIEHKLFRKTQDSLLPRKAN is encoded by the exons ATGATGGTGACTTCATCATTCGTAGTTCCAAGAGTTGAGAGTCTGGCAAGCAGTGGGATTCAATCAATCCCAAAAGAATATATTCGGCCCCAGGAGGAGCTAAGTAGCATTCGCGATGTTTtcgaagaagagaagaaagttgAAGGGCCTCAAGTTCCAACCATTGATTTGAAGGAAATGGAATCTGAGGACAAAGTGGTCCGTGAGAAATGCAGGGAAGAGCTAGTCAAGGCAGCTACAGAGTGGGGTGTTATGCACCTTGttaaccatggaattcctgatgATTTGATTGATCGTGTCAAGAAAGCTGGACAGGCTTTCTTTGATCTTCCTATTGAGGAAAAGGAGAAGCATGCTAATGATCAGGCTTCTGGAAATGTTCAAGGGTATGGAAGCAAGCTAGCTAACAATGCTAGTGGGCAGCTTGAGTGGGAGGACTATTTCTTCCATCTCATTTTTCCTGAGGACAAGCGTGACTTCTCCATTTGGCCTAAGACACCTAGTGATTATAC TGAAGTCACTAGTGAATATGCAAGGCAGCTGAGAAGTTTAGCAACCAAAATTCTGTCAGTACTGTCACTTGGCCTGGGATTGGAAGAAGGAAGACTAGAAAAGGAGGTCGGTGGTCTGGAAGAGTTGCTACTCCAAATGAAGATCAACTACTACCCCAAGTGCCCTCAACCAGATCTAGCCTTAGGGGTTGAAGCTCACAGCGATGTAAGTGCACTCACTTTTATACTCCACAACATGGTGCCTGGTCTACAACTCTTATATGAAGGCAAGTGGATAACGGCAAAATGTGTCCCCAACTCAATCATCATGCACATTGGTGACACTGTTGAGATCTTGAGCAATGGAAAATACAAGAGTATTATTCACAGGGGACTTGTTAACAAGGAGAAGGTAAGGATTTCATGGGCAGTTTTTTGCGAGCCACCAAAGGCGAAAATCATCCTCAAGCCATTGGCAGAGATTGTGACTGAAGCTGAGCCACCATTGTTCCCTCCCCGCACCTTTTCTCAGCATATCGAGCATAAGCTTTTCAGGAAGACCCAAGATTCTCTCCTACCCAGAAAAGCTAATTAA
- the LOC7479243 gene encoding PGR5-like protein 1A, chloroplastic, which produces MASKLAFNLTSPRVFTAPIQKPIISSSSSLPSLSSPSCSTRVQLNGKQFSLRGRMLFLPTKATADQQTDQVQEDDMDDGKILQYCSIDKKGKKSLGEMEQDFLQALQAFYYEGKAIMSNEEFDNLKEELMWQGSSVVMLSSDEQKFLEASLAYVSGNPIMNDEEFDKLKIKLKTEGSEIVVEGPRCSLRSRKVYSDLSVDYLKMFLLNVPATVVALGLFFFLDDLTGFEITYLLELPEPFSFLFTWFAAVPLIVWLALTLTNAIVKDFLILKGPCPNCGTENGSFFGTILSISSGGASNTLKCSNCSTELVYDSKTRLITLPEGSEA; this is translated from the exons ATGGCTAGCAAATTAGCCTTCAATTTGACATCTCCTCGAGTCTTCACTGCTCCTATTCAAAAACCAATCatctcttcatcttcatcattgcCATCCTTATCATCTCCTTCTTGCTCTACCAGGGTTCAACTCAATGGAAAACAGTTTTCTCTTCGCGGAAGAATGCTTTTTCTTCCTACCAAGGCCACTGCTGACCAGCAAACTG ATCAAGTCCAAGAAGATGACATGGATGATGGTAAGATCCTGCAATATTGTAGCATAGACAAGAAAGGCAAGAAGTCGTTGGGTGAAATGGAGCAAGATTTTCTGCAAGCGCTACAA GCATTTTATTATGAGGGGAAAGCTATAATGTCAAATGAAGAATTTGATAATCTCAAGGAGGAACTAATGTGGCAAGGAAGCAGCGTGGTTATGCTAA GTTCTGATGAACAGAAGTTTCTTGAAGCCTCTCTTGCTTATGTATCAGGGAATCCAATCATGAATGATGAAGAGTTTGATAAACTGAAGATCAAATTAAAG ACAGAAGGCAGCGAAATAGTTGTTGAAGGTCCAAGATGCAGTCTTCGTAGTAGAAAG GTTTATAGTGACCTGTCTGTTGACTATTTGAAGATGTTCCTGCTGAACGTCCCGGCAACTGTTGTCGCACTAGGCTT GTTTTTCTTCTTGGATGATCTCACTGGTTTTGAAATCACTTATCTTTTGGAG CTCCCAGAGCCGTTCAGTTTCCTTTTCACCTGGTTTGCTGCAGTGCCCCTCATTGTTTGGTTAGCTCTGACACTAACAAATGCGATTGTGAAAGACTTTTTGATCTTGAAG GGCCCCTGTCCCAACTGTGGCACGGAGAACGGCTCCTTCTTTGGAACCATATTGTCTATTTCAAGTGGTGGAGCCTCCAACACCCTTAAATGCTCAAA TTGCTCAACTGAATTGGTGTACGATTCAAAAACACGCTTGATTACACTGCCAGAAGGAAGCGAAGCTTGA